In the genome of Dickeya fangzhongdai, one region contains:
- the trmA gene encoding tRNA (uridine(54)-C5)-methyltransferase TrmA, with amino-acid sequence MTPEILPIDQYDAQLEEKTGRLGAMMAPFDAPAPAVFRSPVSHYRMRAEFRIWHDGDDLYHIMFDQQTKQRIRVDQFPAASELINRLMPALLSALRAEPVLRRKLFQIDYLSTLSGEIAVSLLYHKALDDEWQQHARLLRDQLRSQGFALQLIGRATKTKICLDRDYVDECLPVAGRQMIYRQVENSFTQPNAMMNIQMLEWALSVTQGSKGDLLELYCGNGNFSLALARNFERVLATEIAKPSVAAAQYNIAANQIDNVQIIRMAAEEFTQAMNGVRQFNRLQGIDLSGYRCETIFVDPPRSGLDDGTVKLVQAYPRILYISCNPETLCANLETLSQTHRISQLALFDQFPYTHHMECGVLLEKRQ; translated from the coding sequence ATGACGCCAGAGATTCTGCCCATCGACCAGTATGACGCCCAGCTTGAAGAAAAAACCGGGCGCCTCGGAGCCATGATGGCGCCATTCGATGCGCCGGCGCCGGCCGTGTTCCGATCGCCGGTCAGTCACTACCGGATGCGGGCGGAATTTCGGATCTGGCATGATGGCGATGACTTGTACCACATTATGTTTGATCAGCAGACCAAACAGCGGATCCGCGTCGATCAGTTTCCGGCCGCCAGCGAGTTGATCAACCGCCTGATGCCGGCGCTGCTCAGTGCCCTGCGGGCCGAGCCGGTGCTGCGGCGCAAGCTGTTTCAGATTGATTATCTCTCCACGCTTAGCGGTGAGATTGCAGTTTCGTTGCTCTACCACAAAGCGCTGGATGACGAATGGCAGCAGCACGCCCGCCTCCTGCGTGATCAACTGCGCAGTCAGGGTTTTGCCCTGCAACTGATTGGCCGCGCCACCAAAACCAAAATCTGTCTGGATCGGGATTACGTGGACGAATGCCTGCCGGTCGCCGGCCGTCAGATGATTTATCGTCAGGTGGAAAACAGCTTCACCCAACCCAATGCGATGATGAATATCCAGATGCTGGAGTGGGCGCTATCGGTGACGCAGGGGTCGAAAGGCGATCTGCTGGAACTGTACTGCGGCAACGGTAACTTTTCGCTGGCGCTGGCGCGCAATTTCGAGCGGGTGCTGGCAACCGAAATCGCCAAGCCATCGGTCGCGGCGGCGCAGTACAATATTGCCGCCAACCAGATTGATAACGTACAGATTATTCGCATGGCGGCGGAGGAATTCACCCAGGCCATGAACGGCGTGCGTCAGTTCAACCGCCTGCAAGGCATCGATCTGAGCGGCTATCGCTGTGAAACCATTTTTGTCGATCCGCCCCGCAGCGGCCTGGACGACGGCACCGTAAAACTGGTGCAGGCGTACCCGCGCATTCTGTACATCTCCTGCAACCCGGAAACGCTGTGCGCCAACCTGGAAACCCTAAGTCAGACGCACCGAATCAGCCAGTTGGCGCTGTTTGACCAGTTCCCTTATACCCACCACATGGAATGCGGCGTGTTACTGGAAAAGCGCCAATAA
- the btuB gene encoding TonB-dependent vitamin B12 receptor BtuB: MFTKKTTMLAAMVATAFSGWAQGSDNTQQNSNDAMVVTANRFPQPISSVLAPTTVVTRDDIDRWQSKSLSDVMRRLPGVDFYQSGGLGQLNSLFIRGSSSSHVLVLIDGIRLNQAGVSGSSDISQIPISLVQKVEYIRGPRSAVYGSDAIGGVVNIITTREKKGTTLSAGIGSNGYQSYDAATQQQLGANTLATFAGNYTYTRGFNVVANLPDPFGDPAQPDRDGFMSKTLYGNVEHQFSDSISGFLRGYGFDNRTAYDGTASFNRVGAFPDTRQLYSQSWDGGLRYHQDIWSSQLITSYSHSKDYNYDPRFGRSDISATLDDIQQYNVQWGNSVQVGKGNIGVGVDWQKQTTEPGTNFVTNGYELRNTGVYTTALQSFGPVTLEGALRSDDSSQFGQHTTWQSSAAWEFVEGYRLLASYGTGYKAPTVGQLYGSFAGNPNLKPEESKQWEGGIEGLTGPVNWHVSAYRNDVDNLIQSGSAPTFANMNVGRARLQGVEATASFDTGFVSHKLSYDYLDPRNVDTNEVLTRRARQQFKYDLDWQFNDLDWTVTYHYLGERYDQNFNTSERVKLAGVSLWDVAASYPVTSHLTVRARIANLFDKNYETVYGYRTAGREYYLTGSYSF, from the coding sequence ATGTTTACTAAAAAAACCACAATGCTGGCGGCGATGGTAGCCACAGCTTTTTCAGGATGGGCGCAGGGCAGCGACAACACACAGCAAAACAGCAATGACGCAATGGTGGTAACCGCCAACCGTTTTCCCCAGCCGATTTCTTCCGTACTGGCGCCCACTACCGTGGTGACGCGTGATGATATTGATCGTTGGCAGTCGAAGAGTTTGTCGGATGTGATGCGCCGACTTCCGGGTGTCGATTTCTACCAGAGCGGCGGGTTGGGGCAATTGAACTCTCTGTTTATTCGTGGTTCTTCTTCAAGCCATGTGCTGGTGTTGATTGACGGTATTCGGCTTAACCAGGCCGGCGTCAGCGGTTCTTCCGATATCAGCCAAATCCCGATCTCTCTGGTTCAGAAAGTAGAATATATCCGCGGACCGCGTTCCGCCGTTTATGGTTCGGATGCGATTGGCGGTGTGGTTAACATCATCACGACACGCGAGAAGAAAGGTACCACGCTTTCCGCAGGTATCGGCTCCAATGGTTATCAATCTTATGACGCTGCGACCCAGCAGCAGCTGGGGGCCAATACGCTGGCAACCTTTGCAGGCAATTACACCTATACCAGAGGGTTTAATGTGGTTGCCAACTTGCCTGATCCCTTTGGGGATCCTGCTCAGCCTGACCGCGATGGCTTTATGAGCAAAACGTTATACGGCAATGTCGAGCATCAGTTCAGCGATAGCATAAGTGGATTCTTACGTGGATACGGTTTTGACAATCGGACCGCGTATGATGGTACCGCCAGCTTTAATCGTGTGGGGGCATTTCCCGATACAAGGCAGCTCTATAGCCAATCTTGGGATGGTGGATTACGTTATCACCAAGACATTTGGTCATCTCAGCTGATTACCAGCTACAGCCACAGTAAAGACTATAATTACGATCCGCGTTTTGGCCGCTCTGATATTTCCGCAACGTTGGATGATATTCAGCAGTACAACGTTCAGTGGGGCAACAGTGTTCAGGTTGGTAAAGGGAATATCGGCGTTGGGGTCGACTGGCAGAAACAGACCACCGAGCCTGGAACCAATTTTGTCACCAATGGGTATGAGTTGCGGAATACTGGCGTTTATACCACGGCGTTGCAGTCATTCGGGCCAGTAACACTTGAAGGTGCGTTGCGTAGTGATGATAGCTCTCAGTTTGGTCAGCATACTACCTGGCAGAGCAGTGCCGCGTGGGAGTTTGTTGAAGGGTATCGTCTGCTGGCTTCTTATGGGACGGGTTATAAGGCACCTACAGTTGGTCAATTGTATGGGTCATTTGCTGGAAATCCCAACCTGAAACCTGAGGAAAGCAAGCAATGGGAAGGCGGTATTGAAGGTCTTACCGGTCCGGTGAACTGGCATGTATCGGCATATCGCAATGATGTGGATAACCTGATCCAGAGCGGCAGTGCGCCGACTTTTGCAAATATGAACGTGGGACGCGCCCGTTTACAAGGTGTGGAAGCAACCGCATCGTTTGATACAGGGTTCGTATCACACAAACTGTCATACGATTATCTGGATCCACGTAATGTCGACACGAATGAAGTTCTGACCAGACGTGCACGGCAGCAATTCAAATATGATCTGGACTGGCAGTTCAACGACCTAGACTGGACGGTGACCTATCATTATTTAGGTGAGCGTTATGACCAGAACTTTAATACATCAGAGAGGGTGAAATTGGCTGGTGTCAGTCTGTGGGATGTTGCTGCGTCATATCCCGTCACCTCACATCTGACAGTTCGTGCTAGAATAGCCAACCTGTTCGATAAGAATTATGAGACGGTATATGGCTACCGAACTGCAGGGCGAGAATACTATCTCACCGGAAGCTATAGTTTCTGA
- the murI gene encoding glutamate racemase, whose amino-acid sequence MATELQGENTISPEAIVSDLPARPTVLVFDSGVGGLSVYDEVRNLLPDLHYIYAFDNEAFPYGEKPEQFIIERVVSIVDAVEKQHPLSLVIIACNTASTISLPALRARFNFPVVGVVPAVKPAAKLTRNGVVGLLATRATVQRPYTHELISRFANDCQILLLGSAELVEWGEAKLQGETVPEDALRKILKPWLKLSEPPDTVVLGCTHFPLLSEELQQVLPDGTRLVDSGSAIARRTAWLIEHLENPKLSTERNLAYCLSITPKVATLLPVLRRYGFSSLERLTLLPAGE is encoded by the coding sequence ATGGCTACCGAACTGCAGGGCGAGAATACTATCTCACCGGAAGCTATAGTTTCTGATTTACCCGCCCGCCCCACGGTCCTTGTATTTGATTCCGGGGTGGGCGGTTTGTCTGTTTATGATGAAGTTCGCAACCTACTGCCGGACTTACATTATATCTACGCCTTTGATAACGAGGCTTTTCCCTACGGAGAAAAGCCTGAGCAATTTATCATTGAGCGCGTGGTGTCTATCGTTGACGCGGTGGAAAAACAACATCCGCTGTCATTGGTCATCATTGCCTGTAATACAGCCAGTACGATTTCACTCCCGGCACTGCGTGCGCGCTTTAATTTCCCCGTCGTTGGTGTGGTGCCCGCGGTAAAACCGGCTGCCAAATTGACCCGGAACGGCGTCGTTGGGTTGCTGGCGACGCGTGCCACGGTCCAGCGTCCTTATACGCACGAACTGATTTCCCGCTTTGCCAATGACTGTCAGATTCTGTTGCTGGGGTCTGCAGAGTTGGTTGAATGGGGGGAGGCCAAACTTCAGGGGGAAACGGTACCTGAGGACGCGTTGCGGAAAATCCTCAAGCCCTGGCTGAAATTGTCGGAACCCCCGGATACGGTCGTTCTGGGATGTACTCATTTCCCTCTGTTATCGGAAGAGTTGCAGCAGGTATTGCCTGACGGCACACGGCTTGTCGATTCGGGCTCCGCTATTGCGCGCAGAACAGCATGGCTGATTGAGCATCTGGAGAATCCGAAATTGTCGACAGAGCGCAATCTGGCTTACTGTTTATCGATTACACCTAAGGTCGCGACACTGTTGCCTGTTCTGCGCCGTTATGGTTTCAGTTCGCTGGAACGATTAACGCTTTTGCCTGCTGGCGAATAA
- the fabR gene encoding HTH-type transcriptional repressor FabR, translating to MGVRAQQKERTRRSLIEAAFSQLSAERSFASLSLREVAREAGIAPTSFYRHFRDVDELGLTMVDESGLMLRQLMRQARQRIVKSGGSVIRTSVSTFMEFIGNNPNAFRLLLRERSGTSAAFRAAVAREIQHFIAELADYLEVENHIPRSFAEAQAEAMVIIVFSAGAEALDVDIEQRRQLEERLVLQLRMIAKGAYYWYRKEQGKGFAYPEG from the coding sequence ATGGGTGTCAGAGCACAACAAAAAGAACGAACTCGTCGTTCCCTGATTGAGGCCGCTTTCAGCCAGTTAAGCGCTGAACGCAGTTTTGCCAGCCTGAGTTTGCGTGAGGTGGCTCGTGAAGCCGGCATTGCCCCTACCTCGTTTTATCGCCATTTCCGCGATGTGGACGAACTGGGGTTGACGATGGTGGATGAAAGCGGGTTGATGCTGCGCCAGCTGATGCGGCAGGCGCGCCAGCGTATCGTCAAAAGCGGCGGCAGCGTGATCAGAACATCGGTATCGACGTTCATGGAATTCATCGGCAATAACCCCAACGCCTTTCGGCTGCTGTTGCGCGAACGTTCCGGTACTTCAGCGGCATTCCGTGCTGCCGTGGCGCGTGAAATTCAGCATTTTATCGCTGAACTGGCGGACTATCTTGAAGTCGAAAATCATATCCCGCGCAGCTTCGCGGAGGCACAGGCGGAAGCGATGGTGATCATCGTATTCAGCGCCGGCGCTGAAGCGCTGGATGTGGATATAGAGCAGCGACGCCAGCTGGAAGAACGGCTGGTGTTGCAGCTGCGCATGATTGCCAAAGGCGCCTATTACTGGTATCGCAAAGAGCAGGGTAAGGGGTTTGCCTACCCTGAGGGATAA
- a CDS encoding MFS transporter — protein MFGWTALQRNAAIASFLSWALDAFDFFILVFLLSELAHAFSVSMEQVTLAILLTLAVRPIGALLLGRLAEKFGRKPILMLNIVLFSVFELLSAAAPSITVFLLLRVLYGVAMGGIWGVASSLAMETIPDRSRGLMSGIFQAGYPFGYLLAAVVYGLLFDQVGWRGMFIIGAVPILLLPFIYFCVEESPVWRAARVRKESTALLPVLKTHWKLCLYLVVLMASFNFFSHGTQDLYPAFLKIQHGFDAKTVSMIAIGYNIASIIGGIFFGTLSERIGRKKAIMAAALLALPVIPLWAFSHGPWALGLGAFLMQFMVQGAWGVIPTFLNELVPSNTRAVLPGFVYQLGNLIASVNATLQASIAEAHNHNYALAMAMVAGVVAIMIAVLAAFSERKWTAKSTMSHVAG, from the coding sequence ATGTTTGGTTGGACTGCCCTGCAACGTAATGCAGCGATTGCCAGCTTTTTAAGCTGGGCGCTGGATGCATTTGATTTCTTCATTCTGGTTTTTCTGCTTAGCGAACTCGCCCATGCCTTTTCCGTCAGCATGGAACAGGTGACGCTGGCCATTCTGCTGACGCTGGCCGTTCGTCCTATCGGCGCGTTGCTGTTGGGACGGTTGGCGGAGAAGTTTGGTCGCAAGCCGATTTTGATGCTGAACATCGTGCTGTTCTCGGTGTTTGAGCTGTTATCCGCCGCAGCGCCGAGTATTACGGTATTTCTGCTGTTGAGAGTGCTGTATGGCGTGGCGATGGGAGGAATTTGGGGCGTGGCGTCCTCACTGGCGATGGAAACCATTCCTGACCGCTCCCGTGGGTTGATGTCAGGCATTTTTCAGGCCGGTTATCCGTTTGGTTACTTGCTGGCGGCGGTGGTTTACGGATTGTTGTTTGATCAGGTCGGCTGGCGCGGCATGTTTATCATCGGCGCGGTTCCTATTTTGCTGCTGCCGTTTATTTATTTCTGTGTGGAAGAGTCGCCGGTATGGCGGGCTGCCCGGGTACGTAAGGAAAGCACGGCGTTATTGCCGGTGTTAAAGACGCACTGGAAACTTTGTCTTTATCTGGTGGTGCTGATGGCGTCGTTCAATTTCTTTAGCCACGGCACGCAGGACCTGTATCCGGCATTTTTGAAAATCCAGCATGGTTTTGACGCGAAAACCGTCAGTATGATCGCCATCGGCTACAATATTGCCTCGATCATCGGCGGCATCTTTTTCGGTACGCTGTCGGAGCGCATTGGTCGGAAGAAAGCGATTATGGCGGCGGCGTTGCTGGCATTGCCGGTGATCCCGCTGTGGGCGTTCTCGCACGGGCCCTGGGCGCTGGGGTTGGGCGCGTTTTTGATGCAGTTCATGGTGCAGGGCGCCTGGGGCGTGATCCCGACCTTCCTGAATGAGCTGGTGCCGAGCAACACGCGGGCGGTGCTCCCCGGTTTTGTCTACCAGCTCGGCAACCTGATTGCATCGGTTAATGCCACGCTGCAGGCGAGCATTGCCGAAGCCCACAACCATAACTATGCGCTCGCTATGGCGATGGTCGCCGGAGTGGTGGCGATCATGATTGCCGTGCTGGCGGCGTTTTCCGAACGAAAGTGGACGGCAAAAAGCACGATGTCGCATGTGGCGGGTTAA
- the ilvL gene encoding ilv operon leader peptide, protein MKAFNLVISLVVISVVVIIIPPCGAALGRRMA, encoded by the coding sequence ATGAAAGCCTTCAACCTGGTGATTAGCCTAGTCGTGATTAGCGTGGTGGTGATTATTATCCCACCGTGCGGGGCTGCACTTGGACGAAGAATGGCTTAG
- a CDS encoding DUF413 domain-containing protein, protein MAESFSTTSRFFDNKFYPRGFSRHGDFTIKEAQLLERHGQAFNELDSGKRHPVTEEEIQFVAVCRGERAAQTELEKIWAKYVSRIRRPKRFHTLSGGKPQMDTVEEYTESDD, encoded by the coding sequence ATGGCGGAAAGCTTCTCAACAACCAGTCGTTTTTTTGATAACAAATTCTATCCACGTGGTTTTTCCCGGCATGGTGACTTTACGATTAAAGAAGCTCAACTGCTGGAGCGTCATGGACAGGCATTTAACGAACTTGATTCGGGCAAACGTCATCCGGTGACAGAGGAAGAGATTCAGTTTGTTGCTGTATGCCGCGGTGAGCGCGCAGCACAGACCGAATTGGAAAAAATCTGGGCGAAGTACGTCAGCCGTATTCGTCGTCCTAAACGTTTCCATACGCTGTCTGGCGGCAAGCCGCAAATGGACACCGTGGAAGAGTACACAGAAAGCGATGACTAA
- a CDS encoding YifB family Mg chelatase-like AAA ATPase: MTLAVTYTRATIGMQAPEVSIEVHISNGLPALTLVGLPETTVKEARDRVRSALINCGFTFPAKRITVNLAPADLPKEGGRYDLPIALAILAASEQIAGEKLAQYEFLGELGLSGSLRGVHGAIPAAMEAQKAGRGLILPEDNKMEITLVPHGDTLLANHLLQVCAFLQGETPLLCGSDITSETPAHTPIADLKDIIGQEQAKRALEIAAAGGHNLLLLGPPGTGKTMLASRLPGLLPPLDDEEALESAAINSLIDIQPSLSQWRNRPFRSPHHTASITALVGGGVLPKPGEISLAHNGVLFLDELPEFERRVLDSLREPLESGEIVISRTRAKVCYPARFQLVAAMNPSPSGHYQGIHNRMPAQQILRYLNRLSGPFLDRFDLSIEVPLLPPGILRQQTRIGEDSATVRERVFEARRRQLARIGRINAHMKSDDIACHCRLKSEDAAYLEEVMSKLGLSVRAWHRILKVSRTIADLGGEDQIHRTHLSEALSYRCMDRLLIQLHKSLA, from the coding sequence ATGACACTGGCTGTGACCTACACGCGAGCCACCATCGGTATGCAGGCGCCGGAAGTTTCGATTGAAGTGCATATCAGTAATGGCCTGCCCGCACTGACACTGGTCGGCTTACCGGAAACCACGGTCAAGGAGGCACGAGATCGGGTGCGTAGCGCTCTGATCAACTGTGGCTTCACCTTTCCCGCCAAGCGGATTACCGTCAACCTGGCGCCTGCGGACCTACCGAAAGAAGGGGGACGATATGACCTCCCCATCGCCCTGGCCATTCTGGCAGCCTCAGAACAGATTGCCGGCGAGAAACTTGCTCAGTATGAGTTCCTTGGCGAACTCGGGCTGTCGGGCAGCCTGAGAGGCGTTCATGGCGCTATTCCGGCGGCGATGGAAGCACAAAAAGCAGGCCGGGGGCTGATTCTGCCGGAAGACAACAAAATGGAAATCACTCTGGTTCCACATGGCGATACGTTGCTGGCTAATCACCTGCTGCAGGTCTGCGCCTTTTTGCAAGGCGAAACGCCGCTGCTGTGTGGCAGCGATATTACGTCTGAAACGCCGGCCCATACGCCGATAGCGGACCTGAAGGACATCATCGGTCAGGAACAAGCCAAACGCGCGCTGGAAATTGCGGCGGCGGGCGGACATAACCTGCTGTTGCTCGGCCCGCCGGGCACCGGCAAAACCATGCTGGCCAGCCGTCTACCCGGTTTGTTGCCGCCGCTTGATGATGAGGAAGCGCTGGAAAGCGCCGCCATCAACAGCCTGATTGATATTCAGCCCAGCCTGTCGCAATGGCGTAACCGGCCGTTTCGTTCTCCTCACCATACCGCATCCATTACTGCGCTGGTCGGCGGCGGCGTACTGCCCAAACCTGGCGAGATCTCGCTGGCGCATAATGGCGTGTTATTTCTGGATGAGTTGCCGGAATTTGAACGACGGGTACTGGACTCGCTGCGGGAACCGTTGGAATCAGGCGAAATCGTGATTTCCCGTACTCGCGCCAAAGTCTGCTATCCTGCCCGTTTTCAGTTGGTGGCCGCAATGAATCCCAGTCCATCAGGTCACTATCAGGGCATCCACAATCGCATGCCGGCACAGCAAATTCTGCGTTACCTCAACCGGCTATCCGGTCCATTTCTGGATCGCTTTGATTTATCCATTGAGGTGCCATTACTGCCCCCCGGTATTCTTCGCCAGCAAACACGCATTGGCGAGGACAGCGCAACCGTGCGGGAACGGGTATTTGAAGCCAGAAGGCGGCAGTTAGCCCGTATCGGCAGAATCAACGCACACATGAAATCGGATGACATCGCCTGTCACTGTCGGTTGAAAAGCGAGGATGCGGCGTACCTGGAAGAAGTGATGAGCAAATTAGGGCTGTCGGTCAGAGCCTGGCACCGGATACTGAAAGTCTCGCGCACGATTGCCGACCTGGGAGGAGAAGATCAGATTCATCGTACTCATTTGTCGGAAGCGCTCAGCTATCGTTGTATGGATCGTCTGCTAATTCAGTTGCACAAGAGCCTGGCATGA
- the hdfR gene encoding HTH-type transcriptional regulator HdfR, with the protein MDTDLLKTFLEVSRTRHFGRAAESLYLTQSAVSFRIRQLENQLGANLFTRHRNNIRLTPAGERLLPYAENLIGTWQIAKKEVARSQQHSQLSIGATASLWEAFLTPWLNELYQQRPLLQLEARIAQRQTLIKQLHERQLDLLITTESPKMDELSCQLLGNFSLSLFTTDNVSAEERPYIRLEWGADFHQYENHWLPGDQVPSLTTSSAHLTRQLMATIGGCAFLPSDWSQHYPELHPIPEANIVVRPCYAVWLGNSDQQELIKQLMKTPLNIAS; encoded by the coding sequence ATGGATACCGACTTACTGAAAACCTTTCTGGAAGTCAGCCGGACAAGACACTTCGGCCGAGCGGCCGAATCATTGTATCTGACGCAGTCAGCGGTGAGCTTTCGTATCAGGCAACTTGAAAATCAACTGGGCGCCAATTTGTTCACCCGGCACCGTAACAATATTCGCCTGACGCCCGCCGGCGAACGTCTGCTGCCTTATGCGGAAAACCTGATCGGCACCTGGCAAATAGCCAAGAAAGAGGTCGCTCGTTCCCAACAGCACAGCCAGCTTTCCATAGGCGCTACGGCTTCGCTCTGGGAGGCGTTCCTGACGCCCTGGCTAAATGAACTCTATCAGCAACGCCCGCTGCTGCAGCTAGAGGCAAGAATCGCACAGCGACAAACGCTGATTAAGCAACTCCATGAACGTCAGTTGGATTTACTGATTACTACCGAATCGCCGAAGATGGACGAACTTTCTTGTCAGTTATTGGGCAATTTTTCTTTGTCTCTGTTTACTACCGATAATGTATCAGCAGAGGAACGACCTTATATCAGGCTGGAATGGGGGGCAGATTTCCATCAGTATGAGAATCACTGGCTGCCCGGAGATCAGGTACCGTCGCTCACCACGTCTTCCGCACACCTGACGCGGCAATTGATGGCAACCATCGGTGGTTGTGCATTTCTCCCCAGCGACTGGTCGCAGCACTATCCTGAACTGCACCCGATTCCTGAGGCCAATATCGTGGTTCGCCCCTGCTATGCGGTTTGGCTTGGAAACAGCGATCAACAGGAGCTGATTAAACAGTTAATGAAAACCCCACTGAATATCGCTTCTTAA
- the ilvG gene encoding acetolactate synthase 2 catalytic subunit, whose protein sequence is MNGAQWVVQALRAQGVETVFGYPGGAIMPVYDALYDGGVEHLLCRHEQGAAMAAIGYARSTGNVGVCIATSGPGATNLITGLADALLDSVPIVAITGQVGSALIGTDAFQEIDVLGLSLACTKHSFLVDSIASLPEIMAEAFAVARSGRPGPVLIDIPKDIQLAEGDFSPCFMPVDDVMPFSTQQVAEARAMLARAKKPVLYVGGGVGMAQAVPALRSFIETSRIPAVATLKGLGAVEKDYPYYLGMIGMHGTRAANLLVQECDLLVAVGARFDDRVTGKLSAFAPHANVIHMDIDPAELNKLRQAHVALRGDLNQLLPALQQPLDIADWRQQAAMMKAEYDWRYDHPGEAIYAPALLRTLADRMPAETVITTDVGQHQMWAAQHMHFTRPENFITSSGLGTMGFGVPAAVGAQVARPDDTVICISGDGSFMMNVQELGTIKRKRLPLKIVLMDNQRLGMVRQWQQLFFDERYSETNLSDNPDFLMLASAFGIPGQRITHKDQIDSALDALLNSEGPYLLHVSIDENENVWPLVPPGAGNETMLDKTE, encoded by the coding sequence ATGAATGGTGCGCAGTGGGTGGTACAAGCGTTGCGGGCGCAGGGAGTGGAGACCGTATTCGGTTATCCAGGTGGCGCGATTATGCCGGTCTATGATGCGTTGTACGACGGCGGCGTGGAACACCTGCTCTGTCGCCATGAGCAGGGGGCAGCCATGGCCGCCATCGGTTATGCCCGCTCCACCGGCAACGTTGGAGTTTGCATTGCGACGTCCGGCCCCGGCGCGACTAATCTGATTACCGGCCTGGCGGATGCGTTGCTGGATTCAGTACCCATTGTGGCGATTACCGGTCAGGTTGGCTCGGCCCTGATCGGGACCGATGCCTTTCAGGAGATCGATGTACTCGGCCTCTCGCTGGCCTGCACCAAACACAGTTTCCTGGTTGACTCCATCGCGTCGTTGCCGGAGATCATGGCTGAAGCTTTCGCCGTGGCCCGCAGCGGGCGCCCCGGCCCGGTGCTGATTGATATTCCTAAGGATATTCAATTGGCGGAAGGGGATTTCTCTCCGTGTTTCATGCCGGTGGATGACGTTATGCCCTTTTCGACCCAGCAGGTCGCGGAAGCGCGGGCGATGCTGGCGCGAGCGAAAAAACCGGTGCTGTATGTGGGGGGCGGCGTAGGAATGGCGCAGGCGGTTCCAGCGCTGCGCTCATTTATCGAAACGTCCCGGATTCCCGCCGTGGCGACCCTGAAAGGGTTGGGCGCGGTGGAGAAAGACTACCCGTATTATCTCGGTATGATCGGCATGCACGGCACCCGCGCCGCCAACCTGCTGGTACAAGAGTGCGACTTGCTGGTTGCCGTCGGCGCGCGCTTTGATGACCGCGTGACCGGTAAACTGAGCGCGTTTGCGCCGCATGCCAACGTGATCCACATGGATATCGATCCGGCGGAGCTGAATAAACTGCGGCAGGCGCACGTGGCGCTGCGTGGTGATCTGAATCAGCTGCTGCCGGCGTTGCAACAGCCGTTGGATATCGCTGACTGGCGTCAGCAGGCGGCGATGATGAAAGCTGAATACGACTGGCGTTATGACCATCCGGGTGAAGCCATTTATGCTCCGGCGCTGCTCCGCACCCTGGCGGACCGTATGCCGGCCGAAACGGTGATCACTACCGATGTCGGGCAGCATCAGATGTGGGCCGCCCAGCATATGCACTTCACCCGCCCGGAAAATTTCATCACCTCAAGCGGTCTTGGCACCATGGGATTCGGCGTGCCGGCGGCGGTCGGCGCTCAGGTGGCGCGTCCCGACGATACCGTAATCTGTATTTCCGGTGACGGCTCTTTCATGATGAATGTGCAGGAGCTCGGCACCATCAAGCGAAAACGTCTGCCGCTGAAAATCGTGTTGATGGACAATCAGCGACTGGGCATGGTGCGACAATGGCAGCAACTGTTTTTCGACGAACGCTACAGTGAAACCAACCTCTCCGATAACCCCGATTTCCTGATGCTGGCCAGCGCCTTCGGCATTCCCGGCCAGCGAATTACCCATAAAGACCAGATTGATTCCGCCCTGGATGCGCTGCTGAACAGCGAAGGTCCTTACCTGCTGCATGTTTCCATCGACGAGAATGAGAATGTCTGGCCGCTGGTGCCGCCGGGTGCCGGTAATGAAACGATGCTGGATAAAACAGAATAA
- a CDS encoding YijD family membrane protein, with translation MTEQINSEKSTLVLALAAGLSANGSFVAVFSSIVPFSIFPLIALVLSVYCLHQRYMHHAMPKGTPLLAAGCFLFGLLLYSAIVRAEYPQIGSNFVPSILCVVLALWLVVKLRARKPDSETNTP, from the coding sequence ATGACAGAGCAGATAAATTCAGAGAAAAGTACGCTGGTGCTGGCGCTGGCGGCCGGTTTGTCCGCGAATGGTTCCTTTGTCGCCGTGTTCAGTTCTATCGTGCCGTTTTCCATCTTTCCGCTGATTGCGCTGGTTCTGTCGGTGTACTGCCTGCATCAGCGTTACATGCATCATGCCATGCCAAAAGGCACGCCGCTGCTGGCGGCGGGCTGTTTCCTGTTCGGTTTGCTGCTTTACAGCGCTATTGTGCGCGCCGAGTACCCGCAAATCGGCTCCAATTTCGTGCCGTCAATCCTGTGCGTGGTGCTGGCGCTGTGGCTGGTAGTGAAGCTGCGGGCCCGCAAGCCCGACAGTGAAACCAACACGCCTTAA